DNA sequence from the Vicia villosa cultivar HV-30 ecotype Madison, WI linkage group LG3, Vvil1.0, whole genome shotgun sequence genome:
ataactcataaattatatcaaaatatataattattattattcattactcataaattatatcaaatttatgatatatgaattaattaatatcataaaattaatttttgggatttttttagatttttttttttgttgtttcggagatgcatctccgaatttgtcaaaatcccaatttttgggattttttcggaaatgcacttccgaagtctgaaaaaattttgaaaaaaaaatatttcgaaaatacatttccgaagcggggtaaaattgAGTTTTCGCAGGggatgacccccatagggaggtgggtaaagaaattttctaaaattatcAAAGATGACCAAGTCAATTAGTTGTATccataaataaaattattgattttGCCTTAAGCTACACGTATATTaaaaagacaaaataaaacacctttttgttttgtaaaaatttaaaaaaaatatgaaaatttcttcacccacctcctaaccttcttgcccacacctggtgaatttaccacactaccccttgtttcggaaattcatttccgaaaaggtactttttttgttaaaaaaggtgttttcggaaatgtatctccgaaaacgtgttttttttaatataaaatattaatttcggagatgcatctccgaaataaagttacttttcagaaaatgtggtgttttcggaagttcatctccgaacgcaccccccttggaggaattcgaaaatgaatttccgaaatattctaagaccaaattggtcttgaaatgtttcggatatacacttccgaaataattaataattattaaaaaattaaaatcaaggtgaatcaatacaattaataggtataaaatcaagttgaatcaataaaatgagggtgaatcaataaaattaaggtgaatcaaaacatcctaaactatttgaaagttaaaaattattttactaacttatataaatcaaaaacattttaattccataagtaaaatttgaattatatagaattaaatataaaatttattcattaaataaaattaagacaaaatctttttttaatttttttaaactaaataaaaaattatctcatttttaattatgaatcagaatagaaatatataaatatataataataattattaattttgtaagtgaaatatataaatatataataattaatatataaatatataaatatataataattattataaattaaaacactcatttttttaatttttataattattatataaatatataaatatatttataattaatatataataattattatataaatatataaatatataataatttttataaatatataataataattataattattatataaatatataaattaaaacactcatttttttaattttttttataaatacataatgattattataaatatataaataaaaaattataactcattttgtaagtgaaattattttaattttttaattaaaattattttaaattttaaaatatgaatcagaatagaaatatataataattattattcataactaataaattatatcaaaatatataattattattatttattactcataaattatatcaaatttataatatataaattaattcatatcctaaaattaatttttggaatttttagattttttttttcggagatgcatctccgaattaatcaaaatcccaatttttgggattttttcggaaatgcacttccgaagtctgaaaaaatttagaaaaaaaaatatttcggaaatgcatttccgaagcaggggtaaaatgggattttcgctgggggtgacccccataaggaggtgggtaaagaaaaaaccgtAAATAATGCATGATTTTAATGTGTGTGGTGCATGAATGTACATGTTGAAAAAGTCTCACATcactaaattttataaaaatgaagaGGAAGTCTAATGCTATATGAAAGATTCAAGTTCTTCATTATAAAATGCATCAGTCAAAaacactttaagcttgtatttgacttttttGATTTTCTTATACTCTTGTGTTATAGTCCTGTGAGTTATAgttaaatatttgatttggagGCATGAGTGTACTGGTAGGGATCCATATATGGTGGTTGAAGGTATATTATGTGTTGTCACAATTTTTACATAATGTTATTATttggttgtcatttgacaacAACCGtggtttttttcttcaatttttgagttTCCATCTCATGTCCTTGTGTTGTGATCGGgttcttttattttctctatgTCAGTTTTTTTTCCAACAACGGGCATTAGAGCATTTTGGTACGATCTATGTATACGAGTTCTTAGTATGGTCTAGTTGCAACTTTGTTTGATCTTCCAGGTTAGAATAAAAATAGCGATGTTGTGAATAAGTTATCGAACTATAGTCACAATTTTCGTTGGGGAGTTCGCGCTcgagaaaattgatggaagaattATTTTTGACATGTGAAAATTTCAAGTAAACGATGTGTTGATACAATCAAGATTGCACAATGTGTGAGATTATGTCTATGGTTGAAGAGCTTCCTGCCATCATAAAAgttttatcataaattttttAGCCTGATTAATGACATATGAAATTCTCATAGTGGTTTGGCTTTAAGTGAAACATGTTCTTCATGATAGAGTATATGATTTCAGGGGATGACAATGTGAAATTTTCGGAGTGGTTTACGTTCGAGTGAAATATATTCTTTATGGTAAAGTATGATAGTTTTTGAACTATGATTGTCGTCAAGACAATGTGAAAATTGATGTAGCTTTAAATTACTATACTCTTTATGGTAGTGTGATTATCACTGAAGACAATAAAAGTAGATGTATTATTTTCCATTAAGGCGTAGATTGTTggggttggttgaaaatatacatgttgaagaagtctcacattgcttagttTTATAAAGGAATGCACTACAAGAAATTTGACATTTACCTACAGAGGTTTTTAGTGACAACTATATTTGCCGTAGGTATAGGAGGTTTATACCCACGGATAATCAATtagtgaaataaaaaattaaaaaaattaaaaaattaaaaaaagtgctggaaaaaaattaaaataaattattaatatgaaGAGCGCGAAAATGAAAAACGTTTTGTCATTAGCCGCCCAATCTAAACCCTATTTTCTTCGCTTCACCTTCCATCTTCCCTCATTTCTTTTTCGCGGAAGCTCTCTCAAAGCTGCTACTGGTAAAACCTTCTTCTTTTAACTGAAACCTTAATTCATCAAACTCTTATTGTTACAACAAATCCCCTTTTTACCTTTTCATAAcattatattttttctttgattgtttctgttTTTAATTTCTATGCTTAGTTTAGTGTTCATCAATTTAGGTGTTTATCAATTTAgggttttcaattaattttttgtttgatttagttTTCTTTCTCCATCTGGTACTATATGGGTTCATTCTCTGAAACTAACAATCTGCAACAGAgagttaaaagaaaatataaattccTCTATTACTAGTTTTCTTCTACACAACATATACAAGGGATTTATGATTCAAGTGATTGGGTTGTCATTGATTATTTTCCCCCCTTtcgtttcaatttatttatttcatctcTTATTTTTCAGCTTTCTTTCTACTCTTATATGTGCAAAGTCTGTTAGCCTTTGAGTTCGTCGACATCGTCGACATTGCTACTGCATCAGCGACATCTACACAATCAGGTACTGCAAGCTTTTGGCAACATCATGCACCCTTTACTATTATTTTCCTTCCAGCCATAGttggagcatattctatcattataATCTCTTATATTTATCACAAATAGCAGAATCTTTAAATGAAAATCACCTTATTTCAATTGTGTTCAATTTGGGGCTAATATCAATGTGGTTCTTTACCGGAATAATAATTAACCAAACAATATTATTATAGTATAAAAGCTTATTTAAGTTTACATTTATTTTGTTGTTGATATGCAGAGTTTTAAGAGAAAGAGGTAAGAAATTGAAATTCAGGCGTTATTTACACAGAGACATGTTTGTATATATGACAGTAGATTATGTGTGAAGTAGTGTAAATGTAGTACAAGTATGTGTAATTATATATGTGAATTATAGTTTATGTGTGAATTGTAAATATGTGTAAGTAGTATAATTATAGTATAGATCTGTGTGATTATATTGGACCTGTAAATATCTACTGGTTTGTGTGTTAACAAGTGAAGGGGATTCTCACCAATCAGTGCCTCACCTTCTCCAATATTCTCTTACATAGCCAATGGAAAATCacatatctgaaggagaaaaaAAGGGAAAAACGTGAAAGCATATACACTCAACTTACTTCCTTCTTCCTCTCTAATTCATCATATGGCCTTTTTCAAAGAATCAACAATCAACCCGTAAAAAATGAAAAACCGAACTATGAACCAATAAACTCTGTCTCACTTTTATAACCAAAACCTTATTCTTCATCCTCAAGAACAACCAAAAAACCATGTTTCATCATAGTTAAAATACACAACACCACCTTCAAACACCGGCCAGCTTCATCCAACAACTCATCTTGTTTCACCGATACAGCCATTTCCGACGCGAAAACTCCGACGAGTCCAACTCTGGTTCGGTACCCCATTTACTTTTCTCGTTTCGTTTTTGCCATGGAATGATTTCTACATGTAGTATGTTTGTTCTTACATGAAGTGATGCACCAAACTTTGAAAGCATATACAGTTTGATTTCAGACTCTATTTGTTCTTGCACATCCATGACTTTTCAAAGTTATGTTGATGtctttttgtcattttatttgaGCATGAAGAGGAGAGCCATACACTTTGTTGAGAGTTTGAAAGAGATTTTAAAAAAACTTGGTTTCTTCTTGGATTTATGGATTTTTAAAAGTAGATCTTATGCttgtttagtatttttttttagcCATGTTTGTGTTTGAATTTGGAGAAGAGGAGGCTGGTTTACATGAACCTTATTTTGTTGCATGAAATTATTGTGTTTAAGTATTGAtcttattttgttgttgttgttgtttagaatAAAAAAATGTGACTTACTTGATTTTGTTTTCAAATGTGGTAATGGTACACCTTTACGGTGAGAACCGTGCACTGTCAGATGTTTAGTGGTTTTATCCTAATAAAAATCTTTTGCTTTTTATCAGTATTCTAAGGTTTGCTAATTTATTCTACTATTATTTCAAGAGCTGTTTTTGTTTATTAGTTTTtcgtctatatatatatataatttaatcctAATACATGAAAGAACCGCTTGTAGATCATGTGTGAAGCTGTATAAATATAGTTACAAAATATCATTAAATATGTTCCATTATcactttttgttatttattttcaaaagtttATTGTTTCATAGTATTGTGgatctttttttgttgttgtgtgtcACTGTTTTTGTTGGGTATCTCTATGTATAATTTTGGTATAATTTTCGCCATCTAAACATACAATAATATTGCATGTACATTGAGTATAAATCAATATGACACAATATTTTTACATTTCAGGAAGAactaaacaaatataataatgAGGTTGGGCCATCTCAATCAACCCAAAGTATGCAAGGTTCTATGCCTTGGAATGGTGATACATTTTCTAATGTACAAGGAGCTGCAAAGAAGGGGCGTGTGCGATGTATGGGCAAGTTTACTAAATCCAAAAAATCAAAGGTTTATGTGTCCGAAAATGAAGAGTTACGTGATAGAGTTAAGCATATGGAAGGCTTGTTAGCAAATGTCCTTACCTTAATTCAGAATAAATTTTCTGGACAAGATGTGAATGACATAATACAAGCTGCTCAACAAGTTACTGATGCTTCTAGTGCTCATAACCATTTGAACTCTCCTAGTCCTAACAATAATGAAGATATTGAAAATGGTATTAATTACTTCTCACTaaagttattaatatttttaggagTCATTATCTACGTTGAATTGTTTTatcattcatctttttattttaatttcttgtagGTGAAGATTAAAGGCTAGTATAGGAGACATGATGATAAAAACTTGAAGATAGAAGTTATAGGCTATAAAGTGCACACAATTTGTTTTGGAGTTGGAGCTCTTTATTTTATAATTACAAAACTATCTTTTTTTCTGTTGTTAGTATAATTTTCTAAATACTCTAGAATTGATATGATCCAAGTCCAACTATCATTAGTTTTAAGTTTACAAGACTTTGAgttaattctctctctctctctctctctctctctctctctctctctctctctctatatatatatatatatatatatatatatatatatatatatatatatatatatatatatatatatatatatatatatatatatcatgtcaCACTTTTGTTACAATTTATTTCTTAAgtatatttattaaattgattaatttcTAATTTGATTAGAATAACGTGTGTGTATATAATAACAAAGATTGACATTcaacaatatattaatatatattagtgCGATTAAATGTgagaataataaaattttaataaaagggAATTCACGTCAAGATTTATACCTACggaattttaagaaaaaaacacAAGCTTTAGTAAGGTCTATACCTACAGAAAAAGGTCGTAGGTATAACTAAATAATTATACCACCGGCTTAAAATCCGTAACTATAGCCTATAGTGACAAAAGACATCTGTAGGTATAGCGAATTATAGGTCACGAAAAAAAGCGCCGTAGGTATAGGTATTTTGGGTTTTATCTACGGTAAATAAACATTTACCTACGCTTTTTGACGGTCACTAAAAGTCAAATTTCTTGTAGTGGAAAAGGGAgttcaagcctatataaaggaTTCAAGTTCTTCATAACAAAACACACATATAAAAAAtactttaattttgtttttgatttcttTTGTCCTCTTATACTCTTGTAATAAAATATTGCGAGATATAACTGAATATTTACTTAGGGAAGTGTGGATCTATTGGTGGCCTAGGTAGATGGGTGACGGTATATTATGTATTGTAAAGTTTTTAAATATTGTTATTCTCTAATTATCATTTGACAATGACCATGGTTTTTTCTCTAGTATTAGAGTTTCGACGTTATATCTTTGTGTTgtgattatttcttttattttacacATGTCGGTTTTTTTCCAACATAATTGTCCTAGTGCTAGCACATTTGACAAAACACAACCTGATTTCAAATTATAATCTAGCAATTGTTGCTTTAGCCTTAAGACTGGTGCAAAACATATCCTAACAATTATATATTTGCGATCACTTAtgattttccttcaaaataggatgTCATTAGAAGTGACGTGGCATAGTGATGGAGAGAGAGTTTTTGGGTCCGACGTGTTCAATCAAGGCTTATATGCAAAGTGATGAATGAAATTTTAGAAACAAAAAGAGGTTTCTAAATGGGTCTTACCTTTTCCAAATCTACAAAATTGATTCTTACCTTCATTTCTCATCCCTTCATAAACGCTAATTTGGATAAAAAAACGCATACATGGCAGTGCTTATttggaaaatatattttaaaattaagaataattattttttaattatcgaAAAAACATTTTAACAATTTAACGTTTCATTAATACGTTAAAATCCATTTCACAAACACCCTAAACCATTTTAACATCTTGCAAAAAACGATCCATAGAATCCATAAAGACACTTTCTTCATTCCTTATAACAAGTTTCTTCCTTCATTCCATCAAAATGTTGTAACAAGTTCAAATTAAGAGAAGAGCATGACAGTCAAGGGAAGAGAAGAGCAGAACTCGAAATACATATTCAGGTATGTAACAAGTCTTAGAAATCAGGATTTAGAAACTAAGACTTCTAAAAAATTCTAAACATAACACCTAAACAATAACATCTAAACAATTCTTCCTAGACCATAACATCTAAATAACTCTTACTAAATATAACACTTAAACAAGAACATCTAAACAATCCTTCCTAGACCATAACATCTAAACAATTCTTACGAAACATAACACCTAAACAAGAACATCTAAATAACAACCTTCAATTCTTCAAGGTAACAATACAGATAAATCCCATGATGACCACAACAGATGCAACAACCAATCCTTGGCAAAATTTTagcttcttcttcaaatcttcatctTTTTTCAGCTTCATATTATCCTTCTTCTTAAGTTCATCAATTCTCTTCATTAGTGACAAAATAACCTCCTTTATACGCACAGACATTTCTTCATCGTACCAATTGAAGAAATTGCATCCATTTCTTCCCTGCAACTGCATTCATAAACAAGATTGACATTGTTAAACATACGCCAAGATTCCCAAACAACACATTCACAGACAAACTAACAACTGAATTTACCTTGTATAGCCCATAGTCGTTAAACCTCCTCCCATGATTTCTAGTAGTCCACAAAGTAGTGAGAGGTGAATCAAGGTCACAGAAGCAATGAAGTTGTCTTCTTCGTGATGCACAACTATTACTCGGCGTATAATATGCTTGTGACATTTATGAAGATGGAGAAAACGAGGAAGACGAGGATGGAGAGCAACATATTTGAAGAGGAGAACAACATTTCTGAAGAAGACGGCTTGGCTTGTGGAACTAAAGGAAGACAGGGATGAAAACAACGTCTCTGAACCAATTTAGGGATTAGGGTTATATCAAGTTTTcagatttttttcatttattttattttatgaaatatgaGATTGAATATTAAAATGTGATTTTCCAAATAAGCACTGCCACATATGTGTTTTTTTGCCACATCAACATTTTTGAAGAGGGGAAATGGAGGTAAGGACCAATTTTGTTGATTTGGAAAGTCAGGAGCATTTTTGTGAGTTGATCAAAAACACGAGGaccaaaagtgtatttaagccttCTAAATTCTATATTCAAGATAGaagatcttggactagttgacaATCCTTTTGGTATCAAAGTAAATTGAAACAATGGAGGTTATAAACTTAGTGAAGCACACTCTATTGAAAAACTTCCATAtttaagatgaaagatcttgaacTAGTTAACACTCTTTTATGGATCAAAGCGAAACACTGGAGGTTATGAACTTTGTCAAACACACTATTTTGATAAAAtacttgataagttcaaacactAACATTTCAAGAAAGTAAGTACTCCATTTGATCCTAGTGTCAAAATTTAAGAGAATGATGAAAGAGTTCAGCTCAATTGGAACATGCAAGTGCAATTGGTTGTCTAATACATTTTTTGTAATGTATTGAATTTGACATAGCATTTGCGGTTCGTAAAATGTGTAGATTTACTAGCATTCCAAATAAAGCTTCCATTATAGTAAGTTTTGTGCCATATTATATGGATATAGTGATACGAGTTAGATATCGAGTGTCAAAGATCATACATCTATAAGTGAGTAAATAGTTAGACTAGCTATGCGTGAAATTTCTTggaaagcatgagtcgccaccgacttttattttatccaaatattagaaaggctaaaagaacagaaaaaacctttaaaagaaactttgagttcggggggtaatttatgcaaagggaaggtgtaaggcaccctttgcatccatggttttccatgggctcttaattgctttgctcgttttgaaaagaaatgtagaagaagaaaaataaggactttagctcgtaaatgagcattgccttattgaaggtttatgagaaagaatatgaaaagatttttttttagcaaggcaaagcaattaggggcaattaccttatagtttgaaaaaaagaggttcttttagcctttcagggtgaaagggtctatccatgccataagagggcaggaagcctttcatttggaggttgaagggtcgtcgagttatcgttcgccttaaaactgtcccatgccatagaggggcaggtagtctaaagggaaggattcaaaatagcctttcgtaggcagccagaggatacctcagcctttcgtaggcaacttccgagggacgagatcatattagtgtatcgaaggcagcatcattagggacttatgatatttgcattaatcgaggcaacatggctgaggtatcctatattcgagggacatggctattatgcaaaaacacaaggcaacaaaggcaacaggcaacaggcagcaaagaggttaccccaaaagtgtgcgtgtgtgcagcaatcatgtGATTCGATTCAGAAaatgttatcttgtaattaaatgacTCTAATTCGGTTcatagttgcactccctaaattactaaccacaacaattgataaacaaatataattaaagcaaattcggggaaggggaaaaagaaaccagcggaggaaaggggagatgaaaccagcggaggataataaataaataggtctaacacaagtaataattaagatcagggtttagggttaccgactattcgaagctttggcatttggcaaaccctgaaaggtgGGAAAAAAAGAAGCAatagtagggtgagtgcattatcggttcagaggcaaacataactaaccctaatcaaaaataaaaggataaaagaaattgaaataaataactagacacttagctttgaatttgatctgatatggttgacagtcggaggtagcctcgaggttacCTGAAGAATGGCAAAGGCAGAGGCAGAAAATAGATGTGAGTGTATGCGGAGTTCATATttaaagggtaaaccctaaaacaaaaggaaacaaaatagacttaaaaattaattgaatacttagcttcggattttGAAGACGCGTAGTCGGGGTGCACTTGAAggataaccctgaaaaaaggcacaaaaaatattttttagtgtagggtaATGTTCtcataaaccctgattcgggcgtaaattaaataaaataacaaatcgatttaattaattattggttttgcaacctaattaattaaatcgaagaagagaaaataatttaatcggTAAAAAAATATTctcctgattttatgaattaaaataaaataaatatgatttattaaagatatttaaataaattatctaattaaaataaactatactaattatataaaataaatagtaaaaaaataaataataagtataatataaataaataatattattattattattatatgtaaaataaaaagtttttagaaaactaatttttaaagaaaagaaaaaaaactaagtaaaaaaataaataataaaaagagttgtacaattataaaataaaagatttgGGAAAAAAAACTTAGCTATGATCCTGTGGGTTGAGCCTGTGAGAGACCATGATGGGCCAACATATACTGGGCGTTGGATTTTGCATGGTTGATGATCTGATGGTTAGAAAACGATGGTCCACCGTGTGCCCATGTGAAGGAAACGCACTGGATCTGAAAGGAAAGACAGTCACAAACgctaataatacaaaaaaaaaaccaaggTTCCAACCCAGTCTCGAACCGGCGCCCTCGAGTACCAAGACCTTTGGACAACGCTTTCTTCCACTGCGCCACTCTTCTCTTGCTgttaatgatacaaattaaaaccataaaataacaaACTTAATATTTAAATCCAAATCAAATTCGCGCCAGCCTGCGTCGTCTTCCCCAACTGCCTTTTTTCTGGAGTTTTCGCTACTATTTCCCCTGGGATTTGCTACGAAATATCCATAGCCAAATCCTACGATCATGAAACCTGCACGAAAACAAACTAAAACAACGAAAAGAAGCCCAAATCGATTCTAAACAGTCCTACGAATTCAATGGAGCCTCTAATTACGCCTGCAATAGCTCTTAGCCAAAATCCCCATTCTTGAAACATTCAAACCCTAACTATGGTAactcattcaaacaaacattaaaaCCAAATTAAATATCCAGAAATCATGCAATCATCAATATGAGCACAAATATATGTTTGAATTTTGTTTAAGATGCCTATATTGATGTAACTGAACTCGAAAAAATTGACAAACCGTGAGGTGTGATGGTGATGATTCCGCGCGTTCCAATCGATGGAGAGGATAAGGTCTCGCCCAGAAAAACTCCAAGGAATTGATTGAGGTGCTTGGTTGAGTCTGAATCGGGCTGCAATCTAGAAACCGACTTTGGTTTTTTCTTGTACTTTTCACGAGTTCTTGAATGTTGTTGGGGCTGCAAATCCTTGTCAAATTCGTCCCCTTGCATCTGAGTGATTTAGGCATTTATAATAGATGGAATTAGGTTTGTCAAATTGGATCAGAATCAAGGTAAATGATATAATTGAGATTTAATTTTCAATCATTCATAAATCCTTCTAAATTTGCTCAATCTTCTTCAATCACTTGCTTAGTTCAAAGATATGCAATCTCTGCTTGATTGTGATTGAGAAATCACGCTTATTGCACCATCTcgcaaatatttgattttttttggtgatttattttgatttaacttgaacttaaatggataaaaattcaaaataaataaaacaaatattggaaaaAAAAATAGATGGGCCTAGAGGTCATGGAACAGGTTAGGAACACATTCCAAGcataaaaatataggcccatttagAAGAAAATCAATTTTGATCAATATTTACTTTATGCACTTcctcaaaaatcacccaactggtgcaagccataactcccttaatatttgtcatatgaagatgttctgagactttttagaaagctcaaagagtcctctaaaagctcctttttgtttcatctcaattgaatctACCattttcaagttatgagctttgaaaaaaatgactttatgagctttggatggaaaatttctgatgctccatgtgagagttatggctggtcaaagttcagttgactttctcctatacaaaccctaatttagaaactttttgaattgttgattttttatctttccttgatgaaccatgatcaatccttgatcaaatggtgaatgatacttcaatatgaggattttgacaaaacctcaagagttttgattgtactttgaccatagttgacttttaggttaacttagtcgactattgactttctgaacaattgagtgaccaatcctttgagatgagaattgatacttgtcatggagatgatgtgagatatattgagccacatgagatgccttggagccattgattcactgattttcctttaaataagccaaaccctagttttagagccttgtgtagGAGCGTGTGtttaggagctttgtgtattgctttgaatttgtataagagaaatagtatgggcaaattttggggtatgacagctgcccctgttcaattatcttaaacctgaagatgtagagtggtttgtgtgccagtcggtatctgaaggtggaagatgattgaacactagaataccaagaagttttccctagctgaagtagggacttttgtcggggatgggcttaaaaatgccatccaggccttgagagaaagtttattggagattgatcgtgtcagcaccgttcgtagtgactgaattagatctaagtcctttgaactattcatggaggatactcgaaactaagtatc
Encoded proteins:
- the LOC131657625 gene encoding uncharacterized protein LOC131657625, giving the protein MSQAYYTPSNSCASRRRQLHCFCDLDSPLTTLWTTRNHGRRFNDYGLYKLQGRNGCNFFNWYDEEMSVRIKEVILSLMKRIDELKKKDNMKLKKDEDLKKKLKFCQGLVVASVVVIMGFICIVTLKN
- the LOC131657624 gene encoding uncharacterized protein LOC131657624 — translated: MQGSMPWNGDTFSNVQGAAKKGRVRCMGKFTKSKKSKVYVSENEELRDRVKHMEGLLANVLTLIQNKFSGQDVNDIIQAAQQVTDASSAHNHLNSPSPNNNEDIENGED